CCGGCTGCACCTCCCGTACCGCCGCCATCTTCCGGGCCACCGGCGCCCTCAGTGTCATCGTTGCCCGCGAGCCTGAGGAGTGGCGGTGAGATCGTCATCGAGACCCGCGGGCTGTCGATCCGCATCCCGTCGCACGTCGATGCCGACCATATCGAGCGGGTGCTCCTGGCCGCGCGGGTGACCACGTGATCATCCCGCCCGGGCCGTTGAAGGTGCTGGTTGCAACCCAGCCCGTGGACTTCAGGAAGGGCATGGTAGGCCTCGCCTCACTGGTGCAGCAGGAACTGCGGCTCGACCCATTCTCAGGCATGCTTTTTGTCTTCCGGGCACGCCGGGCAGACAGGATAAAACTCCTGCTATGGGATGGCACCGGGCTCGTACTCGTGACGAAGCGGTTGCAGGATGGGAAGTTCCGCTGGCCCCGACCGGGAGACGGCGTGATGAAGCTGTCG
This window of the Sphingobium sp. CR2-8 genome carries:
- the tnpB gene encoding IS66 family insertion sequence element accessory protein TnpB (TnpB, as the term is used for proteins encoded by IS66 family insertion elements, is considered an accessory protein, since TnpC, encoded by a neighboring gene, is a DDE family transposase.) codes for the protein MIIPPGPLKVLVATQPVDFRKGMVGLASLVQQELRLDPFSGMLFVFRARRADRIKLLLWDGTGLVLVTKRLQDGKFRWPRPGDGVMKLSAAQASALFEGLDWSRMHVPRVPKPLHAQ